In one Rutidosis leptorrhynchoides isolate AG116_Rl617_1_P2 chromosome 8, CSIRO_AGI_Rlap_v1, whole genome shotgun sequence genomic region, the following are encoded:
- the LOC139863447 gene encoding uncharacterized protein, with protein sequence MSRHWPRLAYALAFLLIANVVAEQSYDDSPKPYGDWKLPPPEKYAWSYPPYQHKPKTPPVKHDWTYPPYLYKSPPPPSPSPPPPYIYKSPPPPSPSPPTPYVYKSPPPPSPSPPPPYVYKSPPPPSPSPPPPYIYKSPPPPSPSPPSPYVYKSPPPPSPSPPPPYIYKSPPPPSPSPPPPYVYKSPPPPSPSPPPPYVYKSPPPPSPSPPPPYVYKSPPPPSPSPPPPYVYKSPPPPSPSPPPPYVYKSPPPPSPSPPPPYIYKSPPPPSPSPPPPYVYKSPPPPSPSPPPPYVYKSPPPPSPSPPPPYVYKSPPPPSPSPPPPYVYKSPPPPSPSPPPPYVYKSPPPPSPSPPPPYVYKSPPPPSPSPPPPYVYKSPPPPSPSPPPPYVYKSPPPPSPSPPPPYVYKSPPPPSPSPPPPYVYKSPPPPSPSPPPPYIYKSPPPPSPSPPPPYVYKSPPPPSPSPPPPYIYKSPPPPSPSPPPPYVYKSPPPPSPSPPPPYVYKSPPPPSPSPPPPYVYKSPPPPSPSPPPPYVYKSPPPPSPSPPPPYIYKSPPPPSPSPPPPYVYKSPPPPSKSPPPPSYYYSSPPPPIHY encoded by the coding sequence ATGTCGAGGCATTGGCCTCGCCTCGCTTATGCTCTTGCTTTCCTATTGATAGCCAATGTTGTTGCTGAACAATCGTATGATGATTCACCAAAGCCATATGGTGACTGGAAATTGCCACCTCCAGAAAAATATGCATGGTCGTATCCACCGTATCAACACAAACCTAAAACACCACCGGTGAAACATGACTGGACATATCCACCGTATCTTTACAAGTCTCCTCCACCAccgtcaccatcaccaccacctccTTACATCTACAAGTCTCCTCCACCTCCATCACCATCCCCACCAACTCCATACGTTTACAAGTCTCCTCCACCTCCATCACCGTCACCACCACCTCCGTATGTTTACAAGTCACCACCACCTCCATCACCATCGCCACCACCTCCTTACATCTACAAGTCTCCACCTCCTCCATCACCATCTCCACCATCTCCATATGTTTACAAGTCTCCTCCACCACCATCGCCATCACCGCCACCTCCATACATTTACAAGTCTCCTCCACCACCATCACCTTCACCACCACCTCCATATGTTTACAAGTCTCCACCTCCCCCATCACCATCTCCACCACCTCCATACGTTTACAAGTCACCACCACCTCCGTCACCATCACCACCTCCTCCTTATGTCTACAAGTCACCACCTCCACCATCACCATCCCCGCCACCTCCATATGTCTACAAGTCACCTCCACCTCCGTCACCATCACCACCTCCTCCTTACGTTTATAAGTCTCCACCTCCTCCATCGCCATCACCACCACCTCCTTACATCTATAAGTCACctccaccaccatcaccatccccACCACCTCCATATGTTTACAAGTCTCCTCCTCCACCATCCCCATCTCCACCACCTCCATACGTTTACAAGTCTCCCCCACCACCATCACCTTCACCACCACCACCTTACGTGTACAAATCTCCACCTCCACCTTCACCATCCCCACCACCTCCATACGTTTATAAGTCTCCCCCTCCACCATCACCTTCACCACCACCTCCATACGTTTACAAGTCTCCTCCACCACCATCACCTTCACCACCACCTCCATATGTTTACAAGTCTCCACCTCCCCCATCACCATCTCCACCACCTCCGTATGTTTACAAGTCACCACCACCTCCGTCACCATCACCTCCTCCTCCTTATGTCTATAAGTCACCACCTCCACCATCACCATCCCCGCCACCTCCATATGTTTATAAGTCTCctccaccaccatcaccatcaccacctcCTCCTTACGTTTATAAGTCTCCACCTCCTCCATCGCCATCACCACCACCTCCTTACATCTATAAGTCACctccaccaccatcaccatcaccacctcCTCCATACGTTTATAAGTCTCCACCTCCTCCATCGCCATCACCACCACCTCCTTACATCTATAAGTCACCTCCTCCGCCATCACCATCTCCACCACCTCCATACGTGTACAAGTCTCCACCTCCTCCATCACCATCCCCACCACCTCCATATGTGTACAAGTCTCCACCTCCCCCATCGCCGTCACCTCCTCCTCCATATGTGTATAAGTCACCTCCACCTCCATCACCATCTCCACCACCTCCATATGTATACAAATCTCCACCTCCCCCATCACCATCACCCCCTCCTCCTTACATCTACAAGTCAccacctcctccatcaccttcacCACCACCACCCTATGTCTATAAATCACCACCTCCACCATCCAAGTCTCCTCCTCCACCATCTTACTACTACAGTTCTCCACCACCTCCAATCCATTACTAA